A stretch of the Scyliorhinus canicula unplaced genomic scaffold, sScyCan1.1, whole genome shotgun sequence genome encodes the following:
- the LOC119961393 gene encoding sterol O-acyltransferase 2-like → THKWLLGFIFQQIRFMMKSYSFIRENVPKVLTAKVQEGKVLQVQKFSSYLYFLFCPTLIYRDSYPRTPRIRWKYVALNFAQVLGCLLYCYFILVRLCIPVFTNMSKQPLSTKTLVLSIFNATLPGTFLLLLTFFAFLHCWLNAFAEMLRFGDRMFYKDWWNSTSFANYYRTWNVVVHDWLYCYTYSDFLRVRRRHQHIQLPLGATESHKQTTNLNTL, encoded by the exons TGACACACAAATGGCTCCTTGGTTTTATTTTTCAACAGATTCGTTTTATGATGAAGAGCTACTCTTTCATTCGAGAAAATGTTCCGAAAGTGCTGACAGCAAAGGTGCAGGAAG GGAAAGTGCTTCAGGTGCAAAAGTTCTCGAGTTACCTCTACTTCCTGTTCTGTCCCACGCTCATCTATCGGGATTCTTATCCTAG AACTCCAAGGATCAGGTGGAAGTACGTGGCACTGAATTTTGCTCAG GTTCTCGGTTGCCTCTTGTATTGTTACTTCATCCTTGTCAGGCTGTGCATCCCAGTGTTCACCAATATGAGCAAGCAGCCCTTGAGCACCAAGACGCTTGTCCTGTCGATATTCAATGCAACGTTACCAG GTACCTTCCTGCTTCTCCTGACTTTCTTTGCCTTCCTCCATTGCTGGCTCAACGCTTTTGCTGAGATGCTACGTTTCGGGGACAGAATGTTCTACAAG GATTGGTGGAATTCAACCTCCTTTGCTAACTACTACAGGACCTGGAATGTAGTGGTCCACGATTGGCTTTACTGCTACACATACAGTGATTTCCTGCGGGTAAGAAGACGACATCAGCACATCCAGCTGCCCCTGGGAGCAACAGAGAGCCACAAACAGACCACAAACCTTAACACACTGTAA